The Kroppenstedtia pulmonis genome has a segment encoding these proteins:
- a CDS encoding sporulation protein YpjB translates to MFFRAVSVLLLACIWWTGGTYLAWADHIEPDPQVRQWAKQANQVEQKVVKEEWAEAREELRKLADQFSGSDLTRIDLTVEGLGALSESLVEADQQLNRVMIQPKELARAVERVHLAFDALAQPHQPLWHRYEGMFRDQMNQVRSNLRRERHKEARQSIETILQYYKQIRPALVVIRSPSTVEKVDALMTFLKKEGAKQKLEPGTVESALDQWAKMIPPLFYGSEEEVVALAGTDPPPLVIALATLGGFIAMVLGYVVWLKFRDQHIRVVERE, encoded by the coding sequence ATGTTTTTTCGGGCAGTGTCGGTGCTTTTGTTGGCTTGTATTTGGTGGACAGGGGGAACTTATCTGGCATGGGCGGATCATATAGAACCAGACCCTCAGGTCCGCCAATGGGCGAAGCAGGCTAATCAGGTGGAACAGAAAGTGGTTAAGGAAGAATGGGCGGAAGCCAGGGAAGAGTTGCGAAAATTGGCAGATCAATTTTCAGGTTCGGACTTAACCCGGATTGATCTTACAGTGGAGGGATTAGGCGCTTTATCGGAGAGTTTGGTTGAGGCAGATCAACAGCTAAACCGGGTCATGATACAGCCAAAAGAGTTGGCAAGGGCAGTCGAGAGAGTACATTTGGCCTTTGACGCCTTGGCCCAACCGCATCAGCCTTTATGGCATCGATATGAAGGTATGTTTCGAGATCAGATGAATCAAGTACGAAGTAATCTGAGAAGGGAACGACATAAAGAGGCCCGTCAATCCATCGAAACGATACTGCAGTATTATAAGCAGATTCGACCCGCCTTGGTGGTGATTCGTTCTCCGTCCACGGTGGAAAAGGTGGATGCTCTTATGACCTTTTTGAAAAAAGAAGGGGCTAAACAAAAGCTGGAACCGGGAACGGTGGAGAGTGCCTTGGATCAATGGGCAAAAATGATTCCCCCTCTTTTTTACGGTTCAGAAGAAGAGGTCGTTGCCTTGGCAGGAACTGATCCACCCCCTTTGGTGATCGCACTGGCTACCTTGGGAGGTTTTATTGCAATGGTGTTGGGATATGTGGTTTGGCTTAAATTCAGGGATCAGCATATTCGTGTTGTGGAAAGGGAGTAG
- a CDS encoding DUF1405 domain-containing protein codes for MRFWWHAFIRLLDQPFFLRILFAVNLVGSLYGFYWYKNQLIDVGSWLNIFVPDSPTASAAFTLVLLLFLFRRRSPLLEAFAGVTLVKYGVWAVVMIVWGGIRSSQPFLEALHWTDWMLMTSHLGMAAQAVLYTRFFTYDWRHLIAVGAWTLLNDWVDYNLNLHPWLPVSMMGTEHAVEVFTVTLSLVCLLLFTRLSLLWKNEGKWEYPMWYEFSKRKR; via the coding sequence AGTGAATCTAGTGGGCTCTCTATACGGCTTTTATTGGTATAAAAACCAGTTGATCGACGTGGGGAGTTGGCTTAATATTTTTGTCCCGGACAGTCCCACTGCCAGCGCTGCTTTTACTCTGGTGCTCCTTCTGTTTTTGTTCCGTCGGCGCAGTCCGTTACTGGAGGCTTTTGCCGGTGTTACCCTGGTGAAATATGGTGTATGGGCTGTGGTCATGATTGTATGGGGAGGAATACGTTCCTCACAGCCTTTTTTGGAGGCTCTGCACTGGACAGATTGGATGTTGATGACATCCCATTTGGGAATGGCGGCTCAAGCTGTTTTGTATACCCGCTTTTTTACATATGATTGGCGGCATTTAATTGCTGTGGGTGCTTGGACCTTGTTAAATGACTGGGTGGATTATAACCTGAATCTGCATCCCTGGCTTCCGGTGTCCATGATGGGGACGGAGCATGCGGTGGAAGTTTTTACGGTTACGTTAAGTTTGGTTTGTCTGTTGTTGTTCACCCGGCTTTCCTTGCTGTGGAAAAATGAAGGGAAATGGGAGTACCCCATGTGGTATGAGTTTTCTAAAAGAAAAAGATAA